From the Senegalimassilia faecalis genome, one window contains:
- the selB gene encoding selenocysteine-specific translation elongation factor, whose translation MSEHANAAVPDLVLGTAGHIDHGKSTLVQTLTGTDPDRLAEEKQRGITIELGFAQLVLPDGTAMGVVDVPGHEKFVRQMIAGSTGIDVALLCIAADDGIMPQTEEHLAVLELLAIPTCVVALTKCDLVDDEWAAFMADEVRGRLASTPYANADVVPVSSRTGAGLDELRAAIQKAAHATARRAASSTLRLPIDRSFTIKGAGTVITGTLWSGIAAVGDEVEIMPAGTRTRIRSVQVHGKPVDAAAAGHRTALNLNAVSTEQVRPGDFLCTPGSVVPTDHFDVDLTYLGTPGNDKPLESGSRVHVAHGTKECIGRVLLMDGLPSIAPGQKATAQIRTEEDLPVSYGDRFVIRSYSPVHVVGGGVVLRAHPRRTTTINEGDKALLEALRSGDEAAAVQAAFAQAEYPVSAGEIAQATGLSAARAAKELAALVEARNAQRISTGNASAELFTTKRQLQKLSKAIENALLKFHAANPAATGIAKDALRQSVMPKASAEAFAAVLASAQASGQAVMCDGLVSHPQAGAGARVLEEQNAQKLSDILREAGVKPPFAADLFAQADLAPKQAYKALGVLEKQGRIEKVNDDLFFDSQAFAALKTAVAEQLADGPASATELKDAMGLSRKHAIPVLEHLDGTGFTRRVGDARELVK comes from the coding sequence ATGAGCGAACACGCGAACGCCGCCGTGCCCGACCTGGTGCTGGGCACGGCCGGGCACATCGACCACGGCAAATCCACGCTGGTGCAGACGCTTACCGGCACCGACCCCGACCGCCTGGCCGAAGAGAAGCAGCGCGGCATCACCATCGAGCTGGGGTTCGCGCAGCTGGTGCTGCCCGACGGCACCGCCATGGGCGTGGTGGACGTTCCGGGCCACGAGAAGTTCGTGCGCCAGATGATCGCCGGGTCCACCGGCATCGACGTGGCGCTGCTGTGCATCGCGGCCGACGACGGCATCATGCCGCAAACCGAAGAGCACCTTGCCGTGCTTGAATTGCTTGCCATCCCCACGTGCGTGGTGGCGCTGACGAAGTGCGACCTGGTAGACGACGAATGGGCGGCGTTCATGGCCGACGAGGTGCGCGGGCGGCTGGCCTCGACGCCCTACGCAAACGCCGACGTGGTGCCAGTATCCAGCCGCACGGGAGCAGGCCTCGACGAGCTGCGCGCGGCCATCCAGAAAGCCGCGCATGCTACGGCGCGCCGCGCCGCCTCTAGCACGTTGCGACTTCCCATCGACCGCAGCTTCACCATCAAAGGCGCCGGCACCGTTATCACCGGCACGCTGTGGAGCGGCATTGCCGCCGTTGGCGACGAAGTGGAGATCATGCCCGCCGGCACGCGCACGCGCATCCGCTCCGTGCAGGTGCACGGCAAGCCCGTCGACGCTGCAGCAGCCGGCCATCGCACGGCGCTCAATCTGAACGCCGTGTCCACCGAGCAGGTGCGCCCTGGTGATTTCCTCTGCACGCCCGGAAGCGTGGTGCCTACCGACCACTTCGACGTGGACCTGACGTATTTAGGCACGCCGGGAAACGACAAGCCGCTGGAATCCGGCTCGCGCGTGCACGTTGCCCACGGCACGAAAGAATGCATCGGCCGCGTGCTGCTCATGGACGGCTTGCCGTCCATCGCGCCAGGTCAAAAGGCGACGGCGCAAATTCGCACCGAGGAGGACCTGCCGGTTTCATACGGTGACCGGTTCGTGATTCGCTCGTATTCTCCCGTCCATGTCGTCGGCGGCGGCGTGGTGCTGCGCGCCCACCCGCGCCGCACCACCACCATAAACGAAGGCGACAAGGCGCTGCTTGAAGCCCTGCGATCAGGCGATGAAGCCGCAGCTGTGCAAGCGGCGTTCGCTCAAGCCGAATACCCCGTCAGCGCCGGCGAAATCGCCCAAGCAACCGGGCTTTCCGCGGCACGCGCGGCAAAAGAGCTTGCAGCGCTGGTCGAAGCCCGCAACGCACAGCGCATCAGCACGGGAAACGCGTCTGCCGAGCTGTTCACCACGAAGCGCCAGCTGCAAAAACTTTCGAAGGCCATCGAGAACGCCCTGCTGAAGTTCCATGCCGCAAACCCTGCGGCCACGGGCATCGCGAAAGACGCCCTGCGCCAAAGCGTCATGCCCAAAGCCAGCGCCGAGGCGTTCGCCGCCGTGCTGGCTTCCGCCCAAGCGTCCGGCCAGGCCGTTATGTGCGACGGCCTTGTCAGCCACCCGCAAGCGGGTGCGGGCGCGCGCGTGCTCGAAGAGCAGAACGCGCAGAAGCTGTCCGACATCCTGCGCGAAGCCGGCGTGAAACCGCCGTTTGCAGCAGACCTGTTCGCCCAAGCCGACCTGGCGCCGAAGCAAGCCTATAAAGCGCTTGGCGTGCTGGAGAAGCAAGGCCGCATCGAGAAAGTCAACGACGACCTGTTCTTCGACTCCCAAGCGTTCGCAGCGCTGAAAACTGCCGTGGCCGAACAGCTGGCCGACGGCCCCGCCAGCGCCACCGAGCTCAAAGACGCCATGGGGCTTTCGCGCAAGCATGCTATTCCCGTGCTTGAGCACCTGGACGGCACCGGATTCACGCGCCGCGTCGGAGACGCCCGCGAACTGGTGAAATAG
- a CDS encoding Ltp family lipoprotein: protein MAEDTSGKAAKKPLYKRVWFWVLAIIVIAAVVGGAGGGSKTTSSNASSSQTTSSAVSQQSTASSTENSTVSQEQSETTAEPKAAEASVPTEYKSALKKAESYSNLMHMSKQGVYDQLTSEYGEQFSPEAAQYAIDNVKADWNANALEKAKSYQDTMSMSPSAIRDQLTSEYGEKFTEEEADYAIANL, encoded by the coding sequence ATGGCAGAGGACACCTCAGGAAAAGCAGCAAAGAAACCACTGTATAAACGTGTGTGGTTTTGGGTACTTGCAATCATCGTTATTGCGGCTGTCGTTGGCGGTGCTGGTGGAGGTTCTAAGACAACAAGTTCGAACGCCTCATCTTCACAAACGACAAGCAGTGCTGTCTCGCAACAATCCACCGCTTCGAGTACCGAAAACTCAACTGTTTCGCAAGAGCAATCGGAGACGACTGCAGAGCCAAAAGCCGCAGAAGCATCGGTTCCAACGGAGTATAAATCCGCGCTGAAAAAAGCTGAATCCTATTCCAACCTGATGCATATGTCGAAGCAGGGTGTGTATGATCAGCTGACTTCTGAATATGGCGAACAATTTTCGCCGGAAGCGGCTCAGTACGCTATCGATAACGTAAAGGCTGATTGGAATGCCAATGCGCTTGAGAAAGCAAAGTCTTATCAAGACACTATGAGCATGTCGCCTTCCGCTATTCGCGATCAGCTTACCAGCGAGTATGGTGAGAAATTCACCGAAGAAGAGGCTGACTATGCAATAGCCAATTTGTAA
- a CDS encoding formate/nitrite transporter family protein produces MSMDQTDVKTLKPDELSPAETLAKAEGISVTKSKMGVEKCFVSAMLAGAFIGFGATYFMVFLGDSTMPFAAQRMVGGICFCLGLVLVLCCGAELFTGNNLMVTGLASKKISMGGMLKNWVVVWLGNLAGSLLAVALVFWANVGGMNGGAVGDVMVSVAVSKVTPDWFMLLGKGIMCNIMVCLAVWIGFSARTVADKVLGILLPISFFVAAGFEHCVANMFFLPTGLLMKTMGFGASVANVGALDLGAIFYNISAATIGNIIGGAVVGLAYWFIYNQKKVK; encoded by the coding sequence ATGAGCATGGATCAAACTGATGTGAAAACGTTAAAACCGGACGAGCTTTCGCCTGCAGAAACCCTGGCGAAAGCAGAAGGCATCAGCGTTACGAAGTCGAAGATGGGCGTGGAAAAGTGCTTTGTGTCGGCTATGCTTGCCGGCGCGTTCATCGGTTTCGGTGCCACGTACTTCATGGTGTTTTTGGGCGACTCCACCATGCCGTTCGCGGCTCAGCGCATGGTCGGCGGCATCTGCTTCTGCCTGGGCCTGGTTTTGGTGCTGTGCTGCGGCGCCGAGCTGTTCACGGGCAACAACCTGATGGTCACCGGTCTGGCTTCGAAGAAGATTTCCATGGGCGGCATGCTGAAGAACTGGGTTGTCGTGTGGCTGGGCAACCTGGCCGGCTCGCTTCTGGCCGTGGCGCTTGTTTTCTGGGCGAACGTCGGCGGCATGAACGGCGGCGCCGTGGGCGACGTGATGGTGTCCGTGGCCGTGTCGAAGGTCACGCCCGACTGGTTCATGCTGTTGGGCAAGGGCATCATGTGCAACATCATGGTGTGCCTGGCCGTGTGGATCGGCTTTTCCGCGCGCACCGTGGCCGACAAGGTGCTGGGTATTTTGCTTCCCATCAGTTTCTTCGTGGCGGCGGGCTTCGAGCACTGCGTTGCTAATATGTTTTTCCTGCCCACCGGGCTGCTCATGAAGACGATGGGTTTCGGCGCTTCGGTTGCCAACGTCGGCGCGCTTGATCTGGGCGCCATCTTCTACAACATTTCGGCAGCTACTATCGGTAACATCATCGGTGGAGCGGTTGTTGGTTTGGCATACTGGTTCATCTACAACCAGAAGAAGGTTAAATAA
- a CDS encoding RsmB/NOP family class I SAM-dependent RNA methyltransferase, with the protein MADQHNNEGASYQRREGGNGNYRRGGNDRGGYKGSRGGNDRGGYKGGKGGYGRRDDRNGGNGGKREGGYGRRDDRNGGQRRDGGRGNWRGNDGEKRDFRGRDDRRDNRGYKGGRDGENRGGYRGDRDRNDRGPKRDFNRGPKRDFDRNGARPQGGPRCDGDAERTPKPDFRGRNTTRDPRRKPEQAERGGKGAPRGNKPAPRMRKNNATPARLAALEVVRTVRERQAFAQDVIAKVIDHSSMSVEDRAFATLLALGTVSARGTLDEIIDRALDTPEDVFRETRDALQISVYELIFLGKEAHAAVDQGVEMVKSFSPGPAARVANAVLHKVVRLRLDFPFGNPATDIDALARTQAFPAWMVRKLMADLGPQAAIDFMRASNEPAPLFVAVNACKVTDEHVLKAFERAEEVAEPVSLGDIDVPGCLRVPESRALLVPALERQIDQGKMLVSDAAAQMVAANILPDEKPASVLEVGAGRATKTILLQSNACRKYGSQIEEYVTIDNHAYKTRLLEKRAEDYGVNVTEAFTGNALDLDNVMPERLFDLVFVDAPCSGMGTLRRHPEIRWRMAERDVENFAKTQLGMLKAAATHIKPGGMLAYSTCTVTREENAGVVKAFLDSAVGKHFKLDKLCGRNALATRLAPGSSDAHFAVRLVRDEAPVEQLVQAAAAEAAQIAAAEAAKAVEEAAKAAAEAAAKAAEMAEAAAAEAAQAEVEAEAAQAEDAEDLDAIESLETTGAAHVSIDDIVAEQAEARNRAEHDAPAEQGEEPAEQTAEEEAATQEDAAETSGDEKDE; encoded by the coding sequence GTGGCTGATCAGCACAACAACGAAGGGGCGTCGTACCAGCGACGCGAAGGCGGCAACGGCAACTATCGTCGCGGCGGTAACGATCGCGGCGGCTACAAGGGGTCTCGCGGCGGTAATGACCGCGGCGGCTACAAGGGCGGCAAAGGCGGTTACGGCCGTAGGGATGACCGCAACGGCGGCAATGGCGGCAAGCGCGAAGGCGGCTATGGTCGACGCGACGACCGCAACGGCGGCCAGCGTCGCGATGGCGGCCGCGGCAATTGGCGCGGCAACGACGGCGAGAAGCGCGATTTCCGCGGGCGCGACGACCGTCGCGATAACCGCGGCTACAAAGGTGGGCGCGACGGCGAAAACCGCGGCGGTTACCGCGGCGACCGCGACCGCAACGATCGCGGCCCCAAGCGCGATTTCAACCGCGGCCCGAAGCGCGACTTCGACCGCAACGGCGCACGTCCGCAGGGCGGCCCGCGCTGCGACGGCGATGCCGAGCGCACGCCGAAGCCCGATTTTCGCGGCCGCAACACCACGCGCGACCCGCGTCGCAAGCCCGAGCAGGCCGAACGCGGCGGCAAGGGCGCGCCGCGCGGCAACAAGCCCGCGCCTCGCATGCGCAAGAACAACGCCACGCCGGCGCGCCTTGCCGCGCTTGAGGTCGTGCGCACGGTGCGCGAGCGCCAGGCATTCGCGCAGGACGTCATCGCGAAAGTGATCGACCATTCCAGCATGTCGGTTGAGGACCGTGCGTTCGCCACGCTGCTGGCCCTTGGCACCGTCAGCGCCCGCGGCACGCTCGACGAGATCATCGACCGCGCGCTCGACACGCCTGAAGACGTGTTCCGCGAGACGCGCGACGCGCTGCAGATTTCCGTGTACGAGCTCATCTTCCTGGGCAAGGAAGCTCACGCTGCTGTTGACCAGGGCGTCGAGATGGTGAAGTCGTTCAGCCCCGGCCCGGCCGCGCGCGTGGCCAACGCCGTGCTGCACAAGGTGGTGCGCCTGCGCCTGGACTTCCCGTTCGGCAACCCGGCCACCGACATCGACGCGCTTGCCCGCACGCAGGCGTTCCCCGCATGGATGGTGCGCAAGCTTATGGCCGACCTGGGCCCGCAGGCCGCTATCGACTTCATGCGCGCTTCGAACGAGCCTGCGCCGCTGTTCGTGGCCGTGAACGCGTGCAAGGTTACCGACGAGCACGTGCTGAAGGCGTTTGAGCGCGCCGAAGAAGTTGCGGAGCCGGTCAGCCTTGGCGATATCGACGTTCCGGGCTGCCTGCGCGTGCCCGAAAGCCGCGCGCTTTTGGTGCCGGCGCTTGAGCGTCAGATCGACCAGGGCAAGATGCTGGTGTCCGATGCGGCGGCCCAGATGGTTGCGGCGAACATCCTGCCCGATGAGAAGCCTGCCAGTGTGCTGGAGGTTGGCGCTGGCCGTGCAACGAAGACCATTCTTCTGCAGTCGAACGCCTGCCGCAAGTACGGCTCGCAGATTGAAGAGTACGTCACTATCGACAACCACGCGTACAAGACGCGCCTGCTTGAGAAGCGCGCCGAAGATTACGGGGTGAACGTCACCGAGGCATTCACCGGCAACGCGCTTGACCTGGACAACGTCATGCCCGAGCGCCTGTTCGACCTGGTCTTCGTTGATGCGCCGTGCTCCGGCATGGGCACGCTGCGCCGTCATCCTGAAATCCGTTGGCGCATGGCTGAGCGCGATGTCGAGAACTTCGCGAAGACGCAGCTGGGCATGCTGAAGGCTGCCGCAACGCACATCAAGCCCGGTGGCATGCTGGCGTACTCCACGTGCACGGTCACGCGCGAAGAGAACGCCGGCGTGGTGAAGGCGTTCCTGGACAGCGCGGTGGGCAAGCACTTCAAGCTTGACAAGCTGTGCGGTCGCAACGCCCTGGCCACGCGCTTGGCGCCCGGCTCTTCCGACGCGCACTTCGCCGTGCGCTTGGTGCGCGACGAAGCGCCGGTGGAGCAGCTGGTGCAGGCCGCTGCCGCCGAGGCCGCGCAGATTGCCGCTGCCGAAGCCGCTAAGGCCGTTGAAGAGGCTGCAAAGGCTGCCGCCGAGGCCGCCGCGAAAGCTGCTGAGATGGCCGAGGCCGCCGCTGCTGAAGCCGCGCAGGCCGAGGTCGAAGCCGAGGCTGCGCAGGCCGAGGACGCCGAGGACCTTGACGCTATCGAATCGCTTGAGACCACCGGTGCCGCCCACGTGTCCATCGACGACATCGTGGCCGAGCAAGCCGAAGCCCGAAACCGAGCCGAGCACGACGCCCCCGCCGAGCAGGGTGAAGAGCCTGCTGAGCAGACGGCTGAGGAAGAAGCCGCAACTCAGGAGGATGCCGCCGAGACTTCCGGCGACGAAAAGGACGAATAG
- the selA gene encoding L-seryl-tRNA(Sec) selenium transferase, with the protein MPEPRTDLLRALPQVEELMQAPPLKALENIIPRAMLVDCARGAIDSVRQGVLAGTVEAVDGEAILEAACHSALATLRPSLRRVINATGVVIHTNLGRSVLAESAVQAVVDAARGYSTLEYSTQHMARGSRHDHVEHLICTLTGAEAAIAVNNNAAAVMMVLAEFAAGHEAIVSRGELVEIGGSFRVPDIMAQSNARMVEVGATNKTHAFDYERAITPDTAMLLKVHPSNYRMIGFTESVSKADLRRIADAENARRRAAGSCAPDVLVYEDQGSGAFLHLDVFGEYAEPTVRESLSGGCDLVSFSGDKLLGGPQAGIIVGKKAYIDRLKKHPLARAMRLDKMTLAALEATLRLYLDPQAALQQIPTLRMLTEDASVVHERAEALMHALRKHVSARQAHLDIVEETGRAGGGSLPMCDIDTYCVRMEFKAGNAQACEVHLQRNREVPVIGRIKHECVLFDARTITESDIHEIAEAVGSYFATLPGAKEA; encoded by the coding sequence ATGCCCGAACCCCGTACCGACCTGCTGCGAGCCTTGCCGCAGGTCGAAGAGCTTATGCAGGCCCCGCCGCTCAAGGCGCTTGAGAACATCATCCCCCGCGCCATGCTGGTCGACTGCGCGCGCGGCGCCATCGACAGCGTGCGTCAAGGCGTGCTTGCAGGAACCGTCGAAGCCGTTGACGGCGAGGCCATCTTGGAGGCCGCCTGCCACAGCGCGCTTGCCACGCTGCGCCCGAGCCTGCGCCGCGTCATCAACGCCACCGGCGTGGTCATCCACACGAACCTTGGCCGAAGCGTGCTGGCCGAATCCGCCGTGCAGGCCGTCGTCGATGCGGCGCGCGGGTATTCCACGCTTGAATACAGCACCCAGCACATGGCGCGCGGCAGCCGTCACGACCATGTGGAGCACCTCATCTGCACGCTAACCGGCGCCGAGGCGGCCATCGCCGTGAACAACAACGCGGCGGCCGTCATGATGGTGCTAGCCGAGTTCGCCGCCGGGCACGAGGCCATCGTCAGCCGCGGCGAGCTGGTGGAGATCGGCGGCAGCTTCCGCGTGCCCGACATCATGGCGCAGTCGAACGCACGCATGGTGGAGGTGGGCGCCACGAACAAGACGCACGCCTTCGATTACGAGCGCGCCATCACGCCCGACACGGCCATGCTGTTGAAGGTGCACCCGTCGAACTACCGCATGATCGGCTTCACCGAAAGCGTGTCGAAAGCCGACCTGCGCCGCATTGCCGACGCCGAAAACGCGCGCCGTCGCGCCGCGGGCAGCTGCGCGCCCGACGTGCTGGTATACGAGGACCAAGGCTCCGGCGCGTTTCTGCATCTCGACGTGTTCGGCGAATACGCCGAGCCGACCGTGCGCGAGTCGCTTTCCGGCGGCTGCGACCTGGTGTCGTTTTCCGGCGACAAACTACTAGGCGGCCCGCAAGCCGGCATCATCGTAGGCAAGAAAGCCTACATCGACCGCCTGAAGAAGCACCCGCTTGCTCGCGCCATGCGCCTGGACAAGATGACGCTTGCGGCGCTTGAGGCCACGCTGCGCCTGTACCTTGACCCGCAGGCGGCCTTGCAGCAGATTCCCACGCTGCGCATGCTCACCGAGGACGCAAGCGTGGTGCACGAGCGCGCCGAAGCGCTCATGCATGCGCTGCGCAAGCACGTTTCCGCACGTCAGGCGCATCTTGACATCGTGGAGGAAACGGGACGCGCAGGCGGCGGGTCGCTTCCCATGTGCGATATCGACACGTATTGCGTGCGCATGGAGTTCAAAGCCGGCAACGCACAGGCCTGCGAAGTGCACCTGCAGCGCAACCGCGAAGTGCCGGTAATCGGGCGCATCAAGCACGAATGCGTGCTGTTCGACGCGCGCACCATCACCGAAAGCGACATCCATGAAATCGCCGAAGCCGTCGGAAGCTACTTCGCGACGCTTCCCGGCGCGAAGGAGGCGTAA
- a CDS encoding XRE family transcriptional regulator — protein MKEPLTEDLLDELLSAPDPVKFAGKHRLHGRDLPSYLQQLLDEKGLVRPEVVRQAGLNPTFGYQIFVGQRKPSRNKLLQLAFAMSCTLRETNRILRAGGHNELYCKDRRDAIIIFCISHGETLQAADEQLYAFHEQTITE, from the coding sequence GTGAAGGAACCTTTGACGGAAGATTTGCTCGATGAGTTGCTGAGCGCGCCCGACCCGGTGAAGTTTGCGGGCAAGCATCGGTTGCATGGCCGCGATTTGCCCAGCTACCTGCAGCAATTGCTTGATGAGAAAGGCCTTGTGCGTCCAGAGGTGGTGCGCCAGGCGGGCTTGAACCCCACGTTCGGCTATCAGATTTTCGTCGGCCAGCGCAAGCCGTCGCGCAATAAGCTGCTGCAGCTTGCCTTCGCTATGAGCTGCACGCTACGGGAAACGAACCGCATTCTGCGGGCCGGCGGCCACAACGAGCTGTATTGCAAAGACCGCCGCGATGCCATCATCATTTTCTGCATCAGCCATGGCGAGACGCTGCAAGCTGCCGATGAGCAGCTGTACGCGTTTCACGAGCAAACCATCACGGAATAA
- the def gene encoding peptide deformylase, translating into MLSIVQSPDPLLNTVCEPCDFKDKSLKRLAKQMAHVMYKNAGCGLAAPQVGVLKRMVVIDCDQEDGQRNPIVMLNPVIVAREGDPVEEEEGCLSIPGISVPIARPPFARCRYYDLDGQLWEIEGDGLLGRCLQHETDHLDGVTMFERCEPTARLKALQEYEVALAAGARPGETSVEG; encoded by the coding sequence ATGCTGTCAATCGTGCAATCGCCCGATCCGCTGCTGAACACGGTATGCGAGCCCTGCGATTTCAAGGACAAAAGTCTTAAGCGCCTAGCGAAGCAAATGGCGCACGTCATGTACAAAAACGCCGGGTGCGGTCTGGCTGCCCCGCAGGTGGGCGTGCTCAAGCGCATGGTCGTCATCGATTGCGACCAAGAAGACGGGCAGCGCAACCCCATCGTCATGCTCAACCCCGTCATCGTCGCACGCGAAGGCGACCCCGTTGAGGAAGAGGAGGGCTGCCTTTCCATTCCCGGCATCTCCGTTCCCATCGCCCGTCCGCCGTTTGCGCGCTGCCGCTACTACGACCTGGACGGACAGCTGTGGGAGATCGAGGGCGACGGGCTTCTGGGCCGCTGCCTGCAGCATGAGACCGACCATCTTGATGGCGTCACCATGTTCGAGCGCTGCGAACCTACGGCTCGCCTTAAAGCTCTGCAGGAGTATGAGGTGGCTTTGGCTGCCGGTGCGCGACCTGGGGAAACTTCCGTGGAAGGATAG
- the fmt gene encoding methionyl-tRNA formyltransferase, translating into MRVVFMGTPEFSASILAELASQHHVVAVYTRPDAVRGRGKQLVASPVKAEAERRGIPVRCPRTLRDADEQAALAALEPDVVCVAAYGMLLPAEVLAVPRFGCLNVHASLLPRWRGAAPVERAILAGDEEAGVCIMRMEEGLDTGDYCVCRSIDVADKNAALLTDQLADLGAHALLTALSQLEAGCIRWTEQEDTRVTYAHKIEKGELDLFPDDDVWLACAKVRASSDAHPAHAVVADKPVTVLSARPAVADEQSAKLSAGMVPGQVRFAGKRLFIGCTDGAVELLEIKPNGKQAMAAKAFAAGIQGIKDDTKIWEGPRG; encoded by the coding sequence ATGCGCGTAGTTTTCATGGGCACGCCGGAGTTTTCGGCGTCCATTTTGGCCGAGCTTGCCAGCCAGCACCACGTGGTGGCCGTGTACACGCGCCCCGACGCCGTGCGCGGTCGCGGCAAGCAGTTGGTGGCAAGCCCGGTGAAGGCCGAGGCCGAGCGCCGCGGCATTCCCGTGCGCTGCCCGCGCACGTTGCGCGACGCCGATGAGCAGGCTGCCCTGGCGGCGCTTGAGCCCGACGTGGTGTGCGTTGCCGCGTATGGCATGCTGCTGCCCGCCGAGGTGCTTGCCGTTCCGCGTTTTGGCTGCCTGAACGTGCACGCTTCGCTGTTGCCGCGCTGGCGCGGCGCCGCGCCCGTCGAGCGCGCCATTCTTGCCGGCGACGAAGAAGCCGGCGTGTGCATCATGCGCATGGAGGAAGGCCTTGACACGGGCGATTACTGCGTGTGCCGGTCCATCGACGTGGCCGATAAGAACGCGGCGCTTCTCACCGACCAGCTTGCCGATCTGGGCGCGCATGCGCTGCTTACGGCGCTGTCGCAGCTTGAGGCCGGTTGCATCCGGTGGACGGAGCAGGAAGACACGCGCGTGACGTATGCCCATAAGATCGAGAAGGGCGAGCTTGACCTGTTCCCCGACGACGACGTGTGGCTGGCGTGCGCGAAGGTGCGCGCGTCAAGCGATGCGCACCCGGCGCATGCCGTGGTGGCCGACAAGCCCGTCACCGTGCTGTCGGCGCGCCCGGCGGTCGCCGACGAGCAATCGGCGAAGCTTTCGGCGGGCATGGTGCCCGGGCAGGTTCGCTTCGCGGGAAAGCGCCTGTTCATCGGGTGCACCGACGGGGCAGTGGAGCTTTTGGAGATCAAGCCGAACGGCAAGCAGGCCATGGCGGCCAAGGCGTTTGCCGCCGGCATTCAAGGAATAAAGGACGATACCAAGATTTGGGAGGGCCCTCGTGGCTGA
- a CDS encoding serine/threonine protein kinase: MSSCTRFTSKPSRNKPPTAQPRIRRTSGTISVMNDELQQQLDSLARDECYRVDAVLKNGQLERTERVFFVGQNGSEQGPYIRKYFDCEAGLGGAYRRILDAQRQGARFLHLPRIFDCYSVGEQDAVVMECVPGKTLADVVYERDPSIELAKRLFPEVCDAVCELHERFDPPLIHRDIKPSNFMVEGNAVFVIDLGIARTFDADATTDTKHFGTRAYAPPEQFGYGQTDERSDVYALGMLLFYLLCEETPEVNHIAQVLATHNVPSVLRDVVLQAVSFDPADRFQSVKALARAFDSSIAVVQQSSDAIACGDPYDVGIDISCKSVEACVVPHEEPISAASQGGMPAPVKTKSSVKVNMRKLFSRVPYWLGFSWDVLLIILVVLLAVICVNSIFNTSGDTALLPIPARAVTFAFTWLLFISPMPLLFDPRPVYRVLPRVRRRSYRAHIIAAVVLFAVGFMGVALVGNLVLPYYK, translated from the coding sequence ATGAGCAGCTGTACGCGTTTCACGAGCAAACCATCACGGAATAAGCCGCCCACGGCGCAGCCGCGCATCCGGCGTACTTCTGGTACCATTTCAGTTATGAATGACGAACTCCAGCAACAACTTGATTCCCTGGCGCGCGACGAGTGCTATCGCGTTGACGCCGTGCTGAAAAACGGCCAGCTCGAGCGCACTGAGCGCGTGTTCTTCGTCGGTCAAAACGGCTCGGAACAAGGCCCGTACATTCGCAAATATTTCGATTGCGAAGCGGGCCTTGGCGGAGCGTATCGGCGCATCTTGGATGCGCAGCGCCAAGGTGCGCGCTTCCTGCACCTTCCACGCATCTTCGATTGCTACAGCGTCGGTGAACAGGATGCAGTGGTCATGGAATGCGTACCGGGCAAAACGCTTGCCGACGTGGTGTACGAGCGCGACCCGTCCATTGAACTGGCGAAGCGGTTGTTTCCTGAGGTGTGCGATGCCGTTTGCGAGCTGCACGAGCGTTTCGACCCGCCGCTTATCCATCGCGACATCAAGCCGTCAAACTTCATGGTTGAAGGCAATGCGGTGTTCGTCATCGACCTGGGCATCGCGCGCACCTTTGATGCGGATGCCACTACCGACACGAAGCATTTCGGCACGCGTGCCTATGCGCCGCCCGAGCAGTTCGGCTACGGCCAAACCGACGAGCGCAGCGATGTATACGCGCTGGGCATGCTGCTGTTTTACCTATTATGCGAAGAGACGCCTGAAGTAAACCATATCGCTCAAGTGCTGGCTACGCACAACGTGCCTTCGGTACTGCGTGATGTTGTTCTGCAGGCCGTTTCGTTTGACCCTGCCGACCGCTTCCAGTCGGTCAAGGCGTTGGCTCGGGCGTTTGATTCGTCTATCGCAGTTGTGCAACAGTCATCAGATGCTATCGCTTGTGGCGACCCCTATGATGTGGGCATTGATATAAGCTGCAAAAGTGTTGAGGCTTGTGTGGTGCCGCATGAAGAGCCGATTTCCGCTGCCAGCCAGGGGGGTATGCCGGCGCCGGTCAAGACGAAATCTTCGGTAAAAGTGAACATGCGAAAGTTGTTTTCGCGAGTTCCTTATTGGTTGGGTTTTTCGTGGGATGTTTTGCTTATCATTTTGGTAGTTTTGCTTGCAGTGATTTGCGTGAACTCTATATTTAACACAAGTGGGGACACCGCGCTGCTGCCGATACCTGCTCGAGCTGTAACCTTCGCCTTTACCTGGTTGTTGTTTATCAGCCCGATGCCTTTGTTGTTCGATCCGCGTCCTGTCTATCGAGTGCTGCCGAGGGTGCGGCGCCGTTCCTATCGGGCCCATATCATTGCTGCCGTTGTCTTGTTTGCCGTGGGTTTCATGGGCGTTGCGCTTGTGGGAAATCTGGTCTTGCCATACTACAAATAG